A genomic region of Methanothermobacter thermautotrophicus str. Delta H contains the following coding sequences:
- a CDS encoding DUF6282 family protein, which translates to MFDFSLSEDIELSGLVDTHVHTAPDVKERIMNDLELAHAALDEGMEAVVIKSHTEPTAGRARLASEVTGMRVIGGVTLNTPVGGLNPDAVEAAALMGGKFVWLPTTSAGRAGGDLDAVLSAVAEHEMVLGTGHLKPDEIFSVIDLAAEHGVRRIIINHPLTGVVGATPEEQREMSRRAYLEHCLVACMPRHDGLDFESIAGAVRYVGVRRCILATDFGQGHNPSPILGMKHFIYLMRQHGFSDRDLRIMCRENPLRLIS; encoded by the coding sequence ATGTTTGACTTCAGCCTCTCAGAGGACATTGAACTTTCCGGTCTGGTGGACACCCATGTGCACACGGCCCCGGATGTGAAGGAGAGGATAATGAACGACCTGGAACTTGCACACGCTGCACTTGATGAGGGCATGGAGGCCGTTGTGATAAAGAGCCACACTGAACCCACCGCTGGAAGGGCTAGACTCGCATCGGAGGTCACTGGTATGAGGGTTATTGGAGGGGTTACCCTCAACACTCCAGTGGGTGGTCTCAACCCCGATGCTGTGGAGGCCGCAGCTTTAATGGGTGGAAAATTTGTCTGGCTACCCACGACATCTGCGGGCCGGGCTGGAGGTGACCTCGATGCTGTACTCTCAGCCGTCGCCGAGCATGAGATGGTCCTTGGTACAGGTCACCTTAAACCAGATGAGATATTCAGCGTAATTGACCTCGCAGCCGAGCACGGGGTCAGGAGGATCATCATAAACCATCCCCTCACCGGAGTTGTCGGGGCCACCCCCGAGGAGCAGAGGGAGATGTCAAGGAGGGCCTACCTTGAGCACTGCCTTGTGGCCTGCATGCCACGCCATGACGGCCTTGACTTTGAATCAATAGCCGGGGCTGTAAGGTATGTTGGGGTGCGAAGGTGCATACTGGCAACTGACTTTGGCCAGGGCCACAACCCATCACCCATTCTGGGGATGAAACATTTCATATACCTCATGAGGCAGCATGGATTCAGTGACCGGGACCTGAGGATAATGTGCCGGGAGAACCCCCTCAGGCTCATATCATAA
- a CDS encoding TIGR00288 family NYN domain-containing protein, with the protein MRSFEKLTSLKEYIPIKKKEGGEKNIGLLVDGPNMLRKEFSLNLDLVRQIMSEYGNMRVGKVLLNQYASDKLIEAIVNQGFTPIVVAWDTDVYMAVEAMELIYNPNIDIIALMTRDADFLPIINKAKENGKDTIVIGAEPGFSAALQNSADHAIILKPENSRPRKKRATPEED; encoded by the coding sequence ATGCGAAGTTTTGAGAAACTAACTTCCCTCAAGGAATACATTCCCATCAAGAAGAAGGAGGGTGGGGAAAAAAATATAGGCCTCCTTGTTGATGGCCCGAACATGCTCAGAAAGGAATTCAGCCTTAACCTGGATCTTGTAAGGCAGATAATGTCAGAATATGGTAATATGCGTGTTGGAAAGGTCCTTCTCAACCAGTACGCATCAGATAAACTCATAGAGGCAATTGTTAACCAGGGCTTTACACCAATTGTTGTGGCATGGGACACCGATGTTTACATGGCTGTTGAGGCCATGGAACTGATATACAACCCTAATATTGATATAATAGCCCTCATGACACGTGACGCTGATTTTCTACCAATAATAAACAAGGCAAAGGAGAACGGGAAGGACACCATCGTGATAGGTGCAGAACCAGGCTTCAGTGCGGCACTCCAGAATTCCGCAGACCACGCCATAATACTCAAACCAGAGAACAGCAGGCCAAGGAAAAAAAGGGCTACTCCGGAAGAAGACTGA